The Paenibacillus mucilaginosus 3016 genome includes the window CTGGCGGCTCCTGCGGCCTGGTTGGCGCCCTTGCCTCCGGGGACGTAGTGAACGGCGCTTCCTTGCACGGTCTCGCCGACCAACGGCATCCTGGCCATCGATACTACGATATCCATATTCAGACTTCCAACGACTGCAATCTTGGGTTTCATATCGTGCTTTGTCCTCACTTCCATCGACATCCGTTGTCTCGTATGCCGATCATGTTATCTGCTTCATGTATATAGACAGCACTTATTATAATGAAGCTGGAGAGAGAGGACTGCTCAATAACAGGCTTGTTATTCTCATTTCTTGCGGATGCACTTGCGACTGAGCTAAGCCGCTTCCCTACTCATGTGCCCCAAGCTTGCTCTTCTTCTTCATCACATACATGTCATGATCTGCCCTTTTCACAACCTCATCGGATGTTTGTCCATCCTGTGGATACATAGAAATTCCGATACTGCCGGAAACCTCAAGACAGTTCCCTTTGAACTGAAACGTTGTCTTCAGCCGCCGCATAATCCGTTCAGCCGCTTCGGCAGCGGGCTCCCTTCCAAGACATTCAGGAATTACAATGATAAATTCATCCCCTCCAAGCCTGTAAGCCCTCCCTAGCCCGGACATTTCTTCACCAAGGATTCGGCTGACGTACTTCAGAACCTCATCGCCCGCATCATGTCCGTAAGTGTCATTGATCTGTTTGAAGCCATCCAGGTCGATGACCAGCACGGCAAATGGAGTATGCTCTTCGAGGAGGGTGTTCGTGTCCTCATGAAATGACACCCTGTTACGAAGACCCGTCAAGATATCGTGATAAGCGAGGTTAATAATTTGGGCTTCATAATTTTTCTCCGTAGTGATGTCTCGGATGATCATGAATCGTACTCTCTCGTACTCAATCTCCAGAATGTCGGAGTCCAGAGAAAACACAACAGGTTCCCCCAGATGGGTGGTACAAGAAATTTGTTTATTGTTCAGTTCCCCCACAGCCAGACATAGGTTCATTTCGCGCGTCAGCTTATGCCTGTCTTCTTGGACGAACAAATCGTAGAATGAGGTGCCGATCAGCCTCTCCCTGCTGATCTGGAACCGGTTCAAGCATTGGATATTAGCGTCTTCAATGGTCATATCCTTACTCAACAGAACAATCGGGTCGGGCGAAAGGTCATACAGCTTCTTGAAACGAAGTTCATAACCCGGCATGGAGGCGTATTTGATCATGGTAACCCGTAGGGAAAGCGCCCAGTACAAACAACCAAATACAGCAATCAGCGGTATCTTGGGGTATAAAGCGCCGACCACACCGGCAAAAATACCCCACCCAAAGGTTGCAGATAGGCCAAACAGCCAGATGGAATTTTTCCTCCGTTCCATGGCATCTTCACTCCGATAGGTGGCGAACAGCACAATACCCACGATAAAATAAGCTGCTGCCAGGAACAGGAACAGGTATAGGCCTGCCGCCGGATAAAATAAGCTGTATCCCTGTTGATCGATTTCCACCCGATGCACCCAACCGGGGATCGGTGAGCTGACAGAGAATAGTAAGGCAGGCAGATAGCATACGGACAGCAGCAGCCTGCGGTTGAATCCTTCAAACTTATAGGTGGCTATCATGGACAGATGTGTGCCTATAGCTATAATGAAAGAAAGAACAGGGTATTCCAACCAGAAGACTAGAAGCTGGGATACCTTAACATTCGTTATGTACACCGATTTCAGATGCTGCAGGAAAAACCAGGTCGACATAAGAAACAGGAGGAGAGCCGCCAGCCTGTGCGTAAAGTTGTTTCTATTCTTTAGATATACTTCAATTGAAAAATAAAATAAATAAAAGGTCGACACGATATATCCGATATAAATTAGTGAGTAAAGCATCATTTAACCACCACCAATACCGCATTATACGATATTATTCGACATTAATCGATAATTTCCTCCATATGTTTGGGCTCTTTTATCGTATCCAATTACTGCTAGATCTTTTTGAACAACACAAAAAGAGACAGAGCAAGCAGTTCTGCCTGTCCGCCCATGTACATTGCCATAGGAGAATAGTTTGAGGTAGGGGATATGACTTGAACGTTGAGCGTGCGGCCCCTGAGTTCGACGATCTGACGTTATGCACTCCGTTTACATGAGAAGAGGGTGGGGAACCATTCTTCACGTCTCCACAGTATGGTTCTCTCCTAAAAGTTAAATAATACATACCTTGGCATGGAATGCTTATACGCTGGGTGATGAGAAGCTGGGCAGCTATGGCAGTGCAACATATGAGCTGCAGGTGC containing:
- a CDS encoding sensor domain-containing diguanylate cyclase — encoded protein: MMLYSLIYIGYIVSTFYLFYFSIEVYLKNRNNFTHRLAALLLFLMSTWFFLQHLKSVYITNVKVSQLLVFWLEYPVLSFIIAIGTHLSMIATYKFEGFNRRLLLSVCYLPALLFSVSSPIPGWVHRVEIDQQGYSLFYPAAGLYLFLFLAAAYFIVGIVLFATYRSEDAMERRKNSIWLFGLSATFGWGIFAGVVGALYPKIPLIAVFGCLYWALSLRVTMIKYASMPGYELRFKKLYDLSPDPIVLLSKDMTIEDANIQCLNRFQISRERLIGTSFYDLFVQEDRHKLTREMNLCLAVGELNNKQISCTTHLGEPVVFSLDSDILEIEYERVRFMIIRDITTEKNYEAQIINLAYHDILTGLRNRVSFHEDTNTLLEEHTPFAVLVIDLDGFKQINDTYGHDAGDEVLKYVSRILGEEMSGLGRAYRLGGDEFIIVIPECLGREPAAEAAERIMRRLKTTFQFKGNCLEVSGSIGISMYPQDGQTSDEVVKRADHDMYVMKKKSKLGAHE